One Pirellulaceae bacterium genomic region harbors:
- a CDS encoding MBL fold metallo-hydrolase, whose translation MAQSSLICECVVSQPFEENTYLIHLPGKQECLIVDPGLEPMKIDQAIKEKDLRPVVILNTHGHSDHIAGNEFCKQTYSDCPLIIGSGDAPKLSDPQLNLSAPFGLELISPAADLEVNEGDQLEFGGIQLEVIDAPGHSCGHVVFLCRQSTPFVVIGGDVLFQGSIGRTDFPDGSLQQLTAAIQQKLFTLPPDTIVLPGHGGPTTIGEEIRSNPFVGMPAGFTAND comes from the coding sequence GTGGCCCAATCATCTTTGATTTGTGAATGTGTGGTTTCTCAACCTTTCGAGGAAAATACTTACCTGATTCACCTACCTGGCAAGCAAGAGTGCCTGATTGTGGATCCCGGGCTGGAGCCAATGAAGATCGATCAAGCAATCAAGGAAAAAGATCTTCGTCCCGTCGTCATCCTCAATACGCACGGACACAGCGACCACATCGCCGGTAACGAATTTTGCAAACAAACCTACTCAGACTGCCCGCTTATCATTGGCAGCGGCGATGCACCCAAGCTGAGCGACCCTCAATTAAACCTGTCCGCACCGTTTGGCCTGGAGCTCATCAGTCCAGCTGCCGATCTCGAGGTGAATGAAGGCGATCAACTTGAATTTGGTGGAATTCAACTGGAGGTGATTGACGCGCCAGGACATTCCTGTGGTCACGTCGTTTTTCTCTGTCGTCAATCCACGCCCTTCGTTGTCATCGGCGGCGACGTGCTTTTCCAAGGGTCAATTGGAAGAACCGACTTTCCAGATGGCAGTCTGCAACAACTGACAGCTGCAATTCAGCAAAAATTGTTCACACTACCGCCGGATACCATCGTGCTACCTGGCCATGGTGGTCCGACCACCATCGGCGAGGAAATCCGCAGCAACCCGTTCGTAGGCATGCCGGCCGGCTTCACAGCAAATGACTGA
- a CDS encoding putative molybdenum carrier protein, protein MEAKRNTAQQATKVCRIVSGGQTGVDQAALQVAIELRIEHGGWCPRGRICEAGTIPKQFFLRETQSAKYSVRTEKNVIDSDGTLILYRDQLSGGTALTQRMAMKHQRPLKIIDLSTRSDFDQIHQWLLQNKISCLNVAGPRESTAIGIGAQSQRFLQQLLRHELP, encoded by the coding sequence ATGGAAGCCAAACGCAACACCGCACAGCAAGCCACTAAGGTCTGCCGCATCGTATCTGGCGGCCAAACCGGCGTCGATCAAGCCGCCTTGCAGGTCGCGATCGAGCTGCGGATCGAACACGGCGGCTGGTGCCCCCGGGGACGGATTTGTGAAGCGGGCACCATTCCGAAACAGTTTTTCTTACGAGAAACTCAGTCTGCCAAATATTCGGTTAGAACCGAGAAAAATGTGATCGACTCGGACGGAACACTCATTCTTTACCGCGATCAACTGTCAGGGGGTACGGCCCTGACCCAACGCATGGCGATGAAACACCAACGGCCACTGAAAATCATTGACCTTTCGACCCGATCAGACTTCGACCAAATCCACCAATGGCTGCTGCAAAATAAGATCAGTTGCCTCAATGTCGCCGGCCCCCGTGAGAGTACGGCCATCGGTATCGGAGCCCAAAGCCAACGATTTCTACAGCAGCTGCTTCGACACGAGCTTCCGTAG
- a CDS encoding DUF1571 domain-containing protein: MVNRRVSVNMTTHHHPFWATVMIAGCSLLMLPSVEAQQTRDRLHEPVFRISRAAKNVTTARDAAPGAAAKVNKPHPLDPGLDLARNSLEHIERNIQDYTCTLVKRERVNGSLLEHEFMSCKVRHAGIVNGKKVPFSVYLNFLRPESMKGREVIYMAGTNDGKFTVHEGGFKGRFLPTVSLLPTSTLAMRNQRYPMTEIGIKTMTKRLIEKGTRDRKLGLCKVRMINGAKVKDRVCTMLEVRHDDRRPQFDFHLARVFLDSELNLPIRYEAYDWPTSPGTAPQLIEEYTYMNLKVNVGLRDADFDSKNPKYNF; encoded by the coding sequence ATGGTCAACCGTCGGGTTTCAGTCAATATGACCACTCATCATCATCCGTTTTGGGCCACCGTTATGATCGCAGGTTGCTCGTTGTTGATGCTCCCCTCTGTCGAGGCTCAGCAAACGCGGGACCGCTTGCACGAACCTGTTTTCCGCATTTCACGAGCCGCGAAAAACGTCACGACAGCTCGGGATGCTGCACCTGGCGCCGCCGCCAAAGTGAATAAGCCGCATCCACTTGATCCGGGACTCGATTTGGCGCGGAATTCGTTGGAGCACATCGAGCGAAATATTCAGGATTACACCTGTACGCTGGTTAAACGTGAACGCGTGAACGGCAGTCTTTTAGAACATGAGTTCATGAGCTGCAAAGTTCGGCATGCTGGGATTGTCAACGGTAAAAAAGTGCCCTTCAGTGTGTACCTGAACTTCCTTCGACCTGAATCGATGAAGGGCCGCGAAGTGATCTATATGGCTGGGACGAACGATGGAAAATTCACCGTTCATGAAGGGGGATTCAAAGGCCGCTTCTTGCCAACCGTATCCCTACTGCCCACCAGTACATTGGCGATGCGTAATCAACGCTACCCGATGACTGAAATCGGAATCAAGACGATGACCAAGCGTCTTATCGAAAAAGGCACCCGAGATCGCAAGCTGGGGTTATGTAAGGTTCGAATGATTAACGGTGCGAAAGTGAAAGATCGTGTTTGCACCATGTTGGAAGTAAGACACGACGATCGTCGGCCGCAGTTCGATTTCCATCTGGCACGTGTCTTCCTGGACAGCGAACTGAATCTTCCGATTCGCTACGAGGCCTACGACTGGCCGACAAGTCCCGGTACTGCACCGCAGTTGATCGAAGAATACACCTACATGAATCTGAAAGTGAATGTGGGGTTGCGTGACGCTGATTTTGACTCCAAAAACCCAAAGTATAACTTCTAA